One Candidatus Buchananbacteria bacterium CG10_big_fil_rev_8_21_14_0_10_42_9 DNA window includes the following coding sequences:
- a CDS encoding cytochrome C biogenesis protein, with amino-acid sequence MTSIIRNSLIIFSFLLLSITIIGIFWLVTTPGAQAGLIFAYAAGISMIFLPCTLPLVFVIVPLAMKQSPLKGLTMAVLFGLGLAITLSIYGAAVAWFGEYIGMNTLIRFMFGIAGAMAFVFGLSELRLMTVRLPFMAKVLPTSIQKGGDYSKSFFMGLFLGNAGVGCPNPAFYVLLTYIATVGNVGDGITLGVIHGLGRATPLIFLTVLAILGINTLNWVGRQQTRIERAMGWGLVGIGAYLFQYLPFKMAFWEGSIFHVAWNNLVMKVLPSISMNQVLRKSSQ; translated from the coding sequence ATGACATCAATAATCCGCAACAGCTTAATCATTTTTTCTTTCCTTCTTCTCTCGATCACCATCATCGGCATTTTTTGGCTTGTTACCACGCCCGGAGCGCAGGCCGGCCTTATTTTCGCCTACGCGGCTGGGATCTCTATGATTTTTCTTCCCTGCACTTTGCCTTTGGTATTTGTTATTGTGCCCTTGGCCATGAAGCAGTCGCCGCTCAAGGGGCTTACAATGGCGGTGCTTTTCGGATTAGGACTTGCAATTACTTTGAGTATCTACGGCGCGGCTGTCGCGTGGTTCGGAGAATACATTGGCATGAATACTCTCATCCGCTTCATGTTCGGCATTGCCGGAGCAATGGCATTTGTTTTCGGGCTCTCTGAACTGCGCCTGATGACCGTGCGCCTGCCGTTTATGGCGAAAGTTCTGCCAACCTCAATTCAAAAAGGCGGTGACTATTCAAAATCGTTTTTTATGGGTCTTTTCTTGGGCAACGCTGGTGTAGGCTGTCCCAATCCCGCTTTCTATGTTCTTTTAACTTACATCGCAACCGTCGGCAATGTAGGAGACGGCATTACTTTGGGAGTAATACATGGTTTGGGCAGAGCCACGCCACTCATTTTCTTAACCGTTCTTGCTATTTTGGGGATCAACACGCTTAATTGGGTGGGTCGTCAGCAAACAAGAATTGAAAGGGCAATGGGCTGGGGGTTGGTCGGAATCGGCGCGTATCTTTTTCAATATCTGCCATTCAAGATGGCATTTTGGGAGGGCTCAATCTTTCATGTCGCGTGGAATAATTTAGTCATGAAAGTGTTGCCCAGCATTTCCATGAATCAAGTTCTAAGGAAAAGTTCTCAATAA